In Maylandia zebra isolate NMK-2024a linkage group LG12, Mzebra_GT3a, whole genome shotgun sequence, a single genomic region encodes these proteins:
- the entpd4 gene encoding ectonucleoside triphosphate diphosphohydrolase 4 isoform X1 has protein sequence MSIMGRISFSCLFPASWHFSLSSQVLPRLLIPSIRQLLFISLVVCLIGLLYLLLVAGKGHVSWITKENHFHRHLARVTDIDATDTTNPNLNYGLVVDCGSSGSRVFVYCWPRHNGNPHELLDIRQMRDQNRKPVVMKIKPGISELAKTPEKASDYIYPLLSFAAQHIPKHKHQETPLYVLCTAGMRILPENQQEALLEDLRTDIPVHFNFLFSDSHVEVISGKQEGVYAWIGINFVLGRFDHVHNDGEAVVEVHVPGGDQQEMLLRKRTTGVLDMGGVSTQIAYEVPKTVSFASPQQVIIHNQFCFRALWFLPLTLCFSPPLPFFHPLSFPGKTCMIYSPFITIDSTEEIAKNLLAEFNLGCDVHRTEHVYRVYVSTFLGYGGNAARQRYEENLIRNTAARNRLLDQHIGETVESPLLDPCLPTDLQDEIGPPTQHLYLRGTGDFDQCRQILQPFLNRTNDTQTSLNGVYQPAIDYSNSQFYGFSEFYYCMEDVLRMGGDYNASKYAKAAKSYCATQWKILRERFESGLYASHADLHRLKYQCFKSAWMYEVLHTGFSFPTNYKNLKTALLVYDKEVQWTLGAILYRTRFLPLRDIQQESLKGAHSHWRHSFSFVNNHYLFLACFFIVLLSIILYLRRLRRIHRRTAQRCTPSSVPWLEEGLGSPTILINL, from the exons ATGTCCATCATGGGAAG GATCAGCTTTTCGTGCCTTTTCCCAGCTTCGTGGCACTTCAGCCTCTCATCCCAGGTTCTTCCTCGGCTCCTGATACCATCAATCAGACAGCTGCTCTTCATCAGTCTAGTGGTCTGCCTGATAGGGCTGCTCTACCTGCTGCTTGTTGCTGGAAAGGGGCACGTCAGCTGGATCACAAAGGAAAATCACTTCCACAG GCATTTAGCCAGGGTCACTGATATCGACGCAACAGACACAACCAACCCCAACCTGAACTACGGTCTGGTAGTGGACTGTGGCAGCAGTGGCTCCAGGGTGTTCGTGTACTGCTGGCCCCGGCACAACGGTAATCCCCACGAACTGCTGGACATCCGGCAAATGCGAGATCAGAACCGCAAGCCAGTGGTCATGAAAATCAAGCCAG GTATTTCCGAATTGGCTAAAACACCGGAGAAAGCCAGTGATTATATATACCCACTGCTGAGCTTTGCAGCCCAGCACATCCCCAAACACAAGCACCAGGAAACACCCTTGTATGTCCTGTGCACAGCTGGAATGAGAATCCTACCCGAAAA TCAACAGGAAGCACTTCTGGAGGATCTGCGCACAGATATCCCAGTCCACTTCAACTTCCTCTTCTCGGATTCCCACGTGGAAGTGATTTCTGGAAAACAAGAAG GTGTCTATGCTTGGATTGGAATCAACTTTGTCCTTGGAAGATTTGACCATGTGCACAATG ACGGCGAGGCTGTAGTGGAGGTACATGTTCCAGGCGGCGATCAGCAGGAGATGCTGTTGAGGAAAAGGACTACAGGTGTCCTGGACATGGGTGGTGTCTCCACACAGATTGCGTACGAAGTGCCCAAAACTGTAAGCTTTGCTTCTCCACAGCAGGTTATTATCCACAACCAATTCTGTTTTCGTGCTCTTTGGTTTTTGCCACTCACCCTCTGTTTTTCTCCCCCACTCCCCTTCTTCCACCCTCTATCATTTCCTGGTAAAACCTGTATGATCTACTCTCCATTCATCACTATTGACTCTACC GAGGAAATCGCCAAGAACTTACTGGCCGAGTTTAACTTGGGGTGTGACGTGCATCGCACAGAGCATGTGTATCGTGTTTATGTGTCCACCTTTCTGGGTTATGGAGGAAATGCAGCACGCCAAAGATATGAGGAGAATCTCATCAGAAATACTGCAGCCCGAAACAG GCTCTTAGATCAGCATATTGGTGAAACAGTGGAGTCTCCACTGCTGGACCCATGTCTACCCACTGACCTGCAGGATGAGATTGGCCCACCTACGCAGCACCTGTATCTGCGAGGCACTGGAGACTTTGACCAGTGTAGGCAAATTCTCCAGCCATTCCTAAACCGCACCAATGACACCCAAACCTCCCTCAATGGCGTCTACCAGCCGGCAATTGACTACAGCAACAGTCAGTTCTATGGCTTCTCTGAGTTCTACTACTGCATGGAGGATGTGCTGCGCATGGGTGGAGATTATAATGCTTCGAAGTACGCCAAGGCTGCCAAG AGTTATTGTGCCACCCAGTGGAAGATTCTGAGGGAACGCTTTGAGTCTGGGTTATATGCCTCACATGCAGATCTCCATAGATTGAA GTACCAGTGTTTTAAATCGGCATGGATGTATGAAGTATTGCACACAGGCTTCTCTTTTCCAACCAATTATAAAAACCTAAAGACTGCTTTATTGGTCTACGATAAGGAGGTCCAGTGGACTCTTGGAGCTATACTTTACAGAACACGGTTTCTGCCTTTAAG GGACATCCAACAGGAAAGCCTGAAAGGAGCGCACTCTCACTGGCGACACAGCTTCTCCTTTGTCAACAATCACTACTTATTCCTGGCTTGCTTCTTCATCGTTTTGCTTTCTATTATACTGTACTTACGGCGACTCCGCCGCATTCATCGGCGCACAGCTCAGCGTTGCACCCCCTCGTCTGTACCGTGGCTGGAAGAGGGCCTTGGCTCGCCAACAATCCTCATCAATCTCTAA
- the entpd4 gene encoding ectonucleoside triphosphate diphosphohydrolase 4 isoform X3 has product MSIMGRISFSCLFPASWHFSLSSQVLPRLLIPSIRQLLFISLVVCLIGLLYLLLVAGKGHVSWITKENHFHRHLARVTDIDATDTTNPNLNYGLVVDCGSSGSRVFVYCWPRHNGNPHELLDIRQMRDQNRKPVVMKIKPGISELAKTPEKASDYIYPLLSFAAQHIPKHKHQETPLYVLCTAGMRILPENQQEALLEDLRTDIPVHFNFLFSDSHVEVISGKQEGVYAWIGINFVLGRFDHVHNDGEAVVEVHVPGGDQQEMLLRKRTTGVLDMGGVSTQIAYEVPKTEEIAKNLLAEFNLGCDVHRTEHVYRVYVSTFLGYGGNAARQRYEENLIRNTAARNRLLDQHIGETVESPLLDPCLPTDLQDEIGPPTQHLYLRGTGDFDQCRQILQPFLNRTNDTQTSLNGVYQPAIDYSNSQFYGFSEFYYCMEDVLRMGGDYNASKYAKAAKSYCATQWKILRERFESGLYASHADLHRLKYQCFKSAWMYEVLHTGFSFPTNYKNLKTALLVYDKEVQWTLGAILYRTRFLPLRDIQQESLKGAHSHWRHSFSFVNNHYLFLACFFIVLLSIILYLRRLRRIHRRTAQRCTPSSVPWLEEGLGSPTILINL; this is encoded by the exons ATGTCCATCATGGGAAG GATCAGCTTTTCGTGCCTTTTCCCAGCTTCGTGGCACTTCAGCCTCTCATCCCAGGTTCTTCCTCGGCTCCTGATACCATCAATCAGACAGCTGCTCTTCATCAGTCTAGTGGTCTGCCTGATAGGGCTGCTCTACCTGCTGCTTGTTGCTGGAAAGGGGCACGTCAGCTGGATCACAAAGGAAAATCACTTCCACAG GCATTTAGCCAGGGTCACTGATATCGACGCAACAGACACAACCAACCCCAACCTGAACTACGGTCTGGTAGTGGACTGTGGCAGCAGTGGCTCCAGGGTGTTCGTGTACTGCTGGCCCCGGCACAACGGTAATCCCCACGAACTGCTGGACATCCGGCAAATGCGAGATCAGAACCGCAAGCCAGTGGTCATGAAAATCAAGCCAG GTATTTCCGAATTGGCTAAAACACCGGAGAAAGCCAGTGATTATATATACCCACTGCTGAGCTTTGCAGCCCAGCACATCCCCAAACACAAGCACCAGGAAACACCCTTGTATGTCCTGTGCACAGCTGGAATGAGAATCCTACCCGAAAA TCAACAGGAAGCACTTCTGGAGGATCTGCGCACAGATATCCCAGTCCACTTCAACTTCCTCTTCTCGGATTCCCACGTGGAAGTGATTTCTGGAAAACAAGAAG GTGTCTATGCTTGGATTGGAATCAACTTTGTCCTTGGAAGATTTGACCATGTGCACAATG ACGGCGAGGCTGTAGTGGAGGTACATGTTCCAGGCGGCGATCAGCAGGAGATGCTGTTGAGGAAAAGGACTACAGGTGTCCTGGACATGGGTGGTGTCTCCACACAGATTGCGTACGAAGTGCCCAAAACT GAGGAAATCGCCAAGAACTTACTGGCCGAGTTTAACTTGGGGTGTGACGTGCATCGCACAGAGCATGTGTATCGTGTTTATGTGTCCACCTTTCTGGGTTATGGAGGAAATGCAGCACGCCAAAGATATGAGGAGAATCTCATCAGAAATACTGCAGCCCGAAACAG GCTCTTAGATCAGCATATTGGTGAAACAGTGGAGTCTCCACTGCTGGACCCATGTCTACCCACTGACCTGCAGGATGAGATTGGCCCACCTACGCAGCACCTGTATCTGCGAGGCACTGGAGACTTTGACCAGTGTAGGCAAATTCTCCAGCCATTCCTAAACCGCACCAATGACACCCAAACCTCCCTCAATGGCGTCTACCAGCCGGCAATTGACTACAGCAACAGTCAGTTCTATGGCTTCTCTGAGTTCTACTACTGCATGGAGGATGTGCTGCGCATGGGTGGAGATTATAATGCTTCGAAGTACGCCAAGGCTGCCAAG AGTTATTGTGCCACCCAGTGGAAGATTCTGAGGGAACGCTTTGAGTCTGGGTTATATGCCTCACATGCAGATCTCCATAGATTGAA GTACCAGTGTTTTAAATCGGCATGGATGTATGAAGTATTGCACACAGGCTTCTCTTTTCCAACCAATTATAAAAACCTAAAGACTGCTTTATTGGTCTACGATAAGGAGGTCCAGTGGACTCTTGGAGCTATACTTTACAGAACACGGTTTCTGCCTTTAAG GGACATCCAACAGGAAAGCCTGAAAGGAGCGCACTCTCACTGGCGACACAGCTTCTCCTTTGTCAACAATCACTACTTATTCCTGGCTTGCTTCTTCATCGTTTTGCTTTCTATTATACTGTACTTACGGCGACTCCGCCGCATTCATCGGCGCACAGCTCAGCGTTGCACCCCCTCGTCTGTACCGTGGCTGGAAGAGGGCCTTGGCTCGCCAACAATCCTCATCAATCTCTAA
- the entpd4 gene encoding ectonucleoside triphosphate diphosphohydrolase 4 isoform X2: MSIMGRISFSCLFPASWHFSLSSQVLPRLLIPSIRQLLFISLVVCLIGLLYLLLVAGKGHVSWITKENHFHRHLARVTDIDATDTTNPNLNYGLVVDCGSSGSRVFVYCWPRHNGNPHELLDIRQMRDQNRKPVVMKIKPGISELAKTPEKASDYIYPLLSFAAQHIPKHKHQETPLYVLCTAGMRILPENQQEALLEDLRTDIPVHFNFLFSDSHVEVISGKQEGVYAWIGINFVLGRFDHVHNDGEAVVEVHVPGGDQQEMLLRKRTTGVLDMGGVSTQIAYEVPKTVSFASPQQEEIAKNLLAEFNLGCDVHRTEHVYRVYVSTFLGYGGNAARQRYEENLIRNTAARNRLLDQHIGETVESPLLDPCLPTDLQDEIGPPTQHLYLRGTGDFDQCRQILQPFLNRTNDTQTSLNGVYQPAIDYSNSQFYGFSEFYYCMEDVLRMGGDYNASKYAKAAKSYCATQWKILRERFESGLYASHADLHRLKYQCFKSAWMYEVLHTGFSFPTNYKNLKTALLVYDKEVQWTLGAILYRTRFLPLRDIQQESLKGAHSHWRHSFSFVNNHYLFLACFFIVLLSIILYLRRLRRIHRRTAQRCTPSSVPWLEEGLGSPTILINL, encoded by the exons ATGTCCATCATGGGAAG GATCAGCTTTTCGTGCCTTTTCCCAGCTTCGTGGCACTTCAGCCTCTCATCCCAGGTTCTTCCTCGGCTCCTGATACCATCAATCAGACAGCTGCTCTTCATCAGTCTAGTGGTCTGCCTGATAGGGCTGCTCTACCTGCTGCTTGTTGCTGGAAAGGGGCACGTCAGCTGGATCACAAAGGAAAATCACTTCCACAG GCATTTAGCCAGGGTCACTGATATCGACGCAACAGACACAACCAACCCCAACCTGAACTACGGTCTGGTAGTGGACTGTGGCAGCAGTGGCTCCAGGGTGTTCGTGTACTGCTGGCCCCGGCACAACGGTAATCCCCACGAACTGCTGGACATCCGGCAAATGCGAGATCAGAACCGCAAGCCAGTGGTCATGAAAATCAAGCCAG GTATTTCCGAATTGGCTAAAACACCGGAGAAAGCCAGTGATTATATATACCCACTGCTGAGCTTTGCAGCCCAGCACATCCCCAAACACAAGCACCAGGAAACACCCTTGTATGTCCTGTGCACAGCTGGAATGAGAATCCTACCCGAAAA TCAACAGGAAGCACTTCTGGAGGATCTGCGCACAGATATCCCAGTCCACTTCAACTTCCTCTTCTCGGATTCCCACGTGGAAGTGATTTCTGGAAAACAAGAAG GTGTCTATGCTTGGATTGGAATCAACTTTGTCCTTGGAAGATTTGACCATGTGCACAATG ACGGCGAGGCTGTAGTGGAGGTACATGTTCCAGGCGGCGATCAGCAGGAGATGCTGTTGAGGAAAAGGACTACAGGTGTCCTGGACATGGGTGGTGTCTCCACACAGATTGCGTACGAAGTGCCCAAAACTGTAAGCTTTGCTTCTCCACAGCAG GAGGAAATCGCCAAGAACTTACTGGCCGAGTTTAACTTGGGGTGTGACGTGCATCGCACAGAGCATGTGTATCGTGTTTATGTGTCCACCTTTCTGGGTTATGGAGGAAATGCAGCACGCCAAAGATATGAGGAGAATCTCATCAGAAATACTGCAGCCCGAAACAG GCTCTTAGATCAGCATATTGGTGAAACAGTGGAGTCTCCACTGCTGGACCCATGTCTACCCACTGACCTGCAGGATGAGATTGGCCCACCTACGCAGCACCTGTATCTGCGAGGCACTGGAGACTTTGACCAGTGTAGGCAAATTCTCCAGCCATTCCTAAACCGCACCAATGACACCCAAACCTCCCTCAATGGCGTCTACCAGCCGGCAATTGACTACAGCAACAGTCAGTTCTATGGCTTCTCTGAGTTCTACTACTGCATGGAGGATGTGCTGCGCATGGGTGGAGATTATAATGCTTCGAAGTACGCCAAGGCTGCCAAG AGTTATTGTGCCACCCAGTGGAAGATTCTGAGGGAACGCTTTGAGTCTGGGTTATATGCCTCACATGCAGATCTCCATAGATTGAA GTACCAGTGTTTTAAATCGGCATGGATGTATGAAGTATTGCACACAGGCTTCTCTTTTCCAACCAATTATAAAAACCTAAAGACTGCTTTATTGGTCTACGATAAGGAGGTCCAGTGGACTCTTGGAGCTATACTTTACAGAACACGGTTTCTGCCTTTAAG GGACATCCAACAGGAAAGCCTGAAAGGAGCGCACTCTCACTGGCGACACAGCTTCTCCTTTGTCAACAATCACTACTTATTCCTGGCTTGCTTCTTCATCGTTTTGCTTTCTATTATACTGTACTTACGGCGACTCCGCCGCATTCATCGGCGCACAGCTCAGCGTTGCACCCCCTCGTCTGTACCGTGGCTGGAAGAGGGCCTTGGCTCGCCAACAATCCTCATCAATCTCTAA